A portion of the Chromobacterium sp. IIBBL 290-4 genome contains these proteins:
- the rfbB gene encoding dTDP-glucose 4,6-dehydratase: MTILVTGGAGFIGGNFVLDWLAEHNETVINLDALTYAGNLDTLVSLKNNAKHIFVHGSIGDRTLLEKLLNEHQPRTIVNFAAESHVDRSIHGPGDFIQTNIVGTFNLLESVRAYWNNLDTERQTAFRFLHVSTDEVYGTLSQEDPPFAETNRYEPNSPYSASKAASDHLVRAWHHTYGLPVLTTNCSNNYGPYHFPEKLIPLVILNALAGKPLPIYGDGQQVRDWLYVKDHCSAIRRVLEAGKLGETYNVGGWNEKANLDVVQTICAILDELKPRADGEHYASQITFVQDRPGHDRRYAIDARKLERELGWKPAETFESGIRKTVQWYLDNPQWVDNVTSGHYRDWIDQQYGRPA; this comes from the coding sequence ATGACTATTCTCGTCACCGGCGGCGCCGGCTTCATCGGCGGCAACTTCGTACTCGACTGGTTAGCCGAACACAATGAAACCGTTATCAATCTCGACGCCCTGACCTATGCAGGCAATCTTGATACGCTCGTATCCCTCAAAAATAATGCCAAACACATCTTCGTGCATGGCAGTATTGGCGATCGCACCCTGCTTGAGAAGCTTCTGAACGAACATCAACCCCGCACCATCGTCAACTTCGCGGCGGAAAGCCATGTCGACCGTTCCATCCACGGCCCCGGCGACTTCATCCAGACCAATATCGTCGGCACCTTCAACCTGCTGGAAAGCGTGCGCGCTTATTGGAATAACCTGGATACCGAGCGTCAAACCGCCTTCCGCTTCCTGCACGTCTCCACCGACGAAGTCTACGGCACGCTGTCGCAGGAAGACCCGCCCTTCGCAGAAACCAACCGCTATGAGCCGAACAGTCCCTACTCCGCTTCCAAAGCGGCATCAGACCACTTGGTGCGCGCCTGGCATCACACCTATGGTCTGCCGGTGCTGACCACCAATTGCAGCAATAATTACGGCCCCTACCATTTCCCTGAAAAACTGATCCCGCTGGTCATTCTCAATGCCCTGGCCGGCAAGCCGTTGCCAATTTACGGCGACGGTCAGCAAGTGCGCGATTGGCTGTACGTCAAAGACCATTGCAGCGCCATCCGCCGCGTGCTGGAAGCCGGCAAACTCGGCGAAACCTATAATGTCGGCGGCTGGAACGAGAAAGCCAATCTCGACGTGGTGCAAACCATTTGCGCCATTTTGGACGAGCTCAAGCCCCGTGCCGACGGCGAGCACTACGCATCGCAGATCACCTTTGTGCAAGACCGTCCCGGCCACGACCGCCGCTATGCCATCGACGCGCGCAAGCTCGAACGCGAACTGGGCTGGAAACCAGCGGAAACCTTTGAAAGCGGCATTCGCAAGACCGTGCAGTGGTATCTGGACAATCCTCAGTGGGTAGACAACGTCACCAGCGGCCACTATCGCGACTGGATTGATCAACAATACGGTCGACCTGCATGA
- a CDS encoding Nif3-like dinuclear metal center hexameric protein, whose amino-acid sequence MQLNELTQALDALLEPWRYKDYAPNGLQVEGRGEVRKIVLGVTASQALIDAAIARGADAILVHHGYFWKGEDARICGMKRQRIRSLLQHDISLIAYHLPLDGHPELGNNAALGRVLGLKAEGQAGEQNLLWHGGWEGKGDAAEFAAHVGQSLGRDAQLLGRKDKPIRRVAWCTGGAQGFFADAIALGVDAFITGEASEQNYHMAMESDVAFIAAGHHATERFGIQALGEHLLRSNGINVEFVDINNPV is encoded by the coding sequence ATGCAATTGAATGAACTGACCCAAGCCTTGGACGCCTTGCTGGAGCCTTGGCGCTACAAGGACTACGCGCCAAACGGCTTGCAAGTGGAGGGGCGAGGCGAGGTGCGCAAGATCGTGTTGGGTGTGACGGCTTCGCAAGCCTTGATCGACGCGGCTATCGCGCGCGGGGCCGACGCGATCCTGGTCCACCATGGCTATTTCTGGAAGGGAGAGGACGCGCGCATTTGCGGCATGAAGCGGCAGCGCATCCGCAGCCTGCTGCAGCATGATATCAGCCTGATCGCTTACCACCTGCCTTTGGACGGCCATCCCGAGCTGGGCAATAACGCGGCCCTGGGGAGGGTGCTGGGTTTAAAAGCCGAAGGCCAAGCTGGGGAGCAGAATCTATTATGGCATGGCGGATGGGAGGGAAAGGGCGATGCCGCTGAATTCGCCGCACATGTCGGACAAAGCTTGGGGCGCGATGCGCAATTGCTGGGCAGGAAGGATAAGCCGATTCGGCGCGTGGCCTGGTGCACCGGCGGCGCGCAGGGCTTCTTCGCAGACGCGATCGCGCTGGGCGTGGATGCCTTTATCACCGGCGAAGCATCGGAACAGAATTACCACATGGCGATGGAAAGCGATGTTGCATTCATCGCCGCCGGTCATCATGCCACGGAACGCTTTGGGATCCAGGCTTTGGGCGAGCATTTGCTGCGTTCCAACGGCATAAACGTCGAATTTGTTGACATAAATAACCCGGTTTAA
- a CDS encoding accessory factor UbiK family protein, protein MLSQKLFEEISAKISETIAASPAKDIEKNVKAMMASTFAKMDLVTREEFDVQQAVLARTREKLAALESRLARLESEVFPEEAAANVEAQSELGHS, encoded by the coding sequence ATGTTGAGCCAGAAACTGTTCGAAGAAATCAGCGCCAAAATCAGCGAAACCATCGCCGCCAGTCCGGCCAAGGACATTGAAAAGAACGTCAAGGCCATGATGGCGTCCACCTTCGCCAAAATGGATCTGGTCACCCGCGAGGAGTTCGATGTGCAGCAAGCGGTATTGGCCCGCACGCGCGAGAAGTTGGCGGCCCTGGAGTCGCGCTTGGCTCGCCTGGAAAGCGAGGTGTTTCCGGAAGAGGCCGCCGCCAATGTGGAGGCGCAGTCCGAGCTGGGCCATTCCTGA
- a CDS encoding ClpXP protease specificity-enhancing factor, translating to MSSSTKPYMIRALHQWCSDNGHTPYIVVWVDDKTDVPREFVKNNEIVLNIAYSATKNLQIENDWISFSARFGGVSRDLWVPVGNVMSVFARETGEGMGFEVEPMAESAGLHPVEAEAVKDEQGGNDPDPNRPSGRPSLRIVK from the coding sequence ATGAGCTCCAGCACCAAGCCCTATATGATCCGCGCGCTGCATCAATGGTGCAGCGACAACGGCCATACGCCCTATATCGTGGTCTGGGTGGACGACAAGACCGATGTGCCGCGCGAATTCGTCAAGAACAACGAAATCGTGCTGAACATCGCCTACTCGGCCACCAAGAATCTGCAGATCGAAAACGACTGGATTTCCTTCTCCGCCCGTTTTGGCGGCGTGTCGCGCGATCTGTGGGTGCCGGTGGGCAATGTGATGTCCGTCTTCGCCCGCGAAACCGGCGAGGGCATGGGCTTCGAGGTGGAGCCGATGGCGGAGTCCGCCGGCTTGCATCCAGTCGAGGCAGAGGCCGTCAAGGACGAGCAGGGCGGGAACGATCCCGATCCGAATCGCCCCAGCGGCAGGCCCAGCCTGCGCATCGTCAAGTAA
- the petA gene encoding ubiquinol-cytochrome c reductase iron-sulfur subunit — protein MSEQQVDTGRRRFLTVASSAVGGVAVVGAATPFFLSFFPSERAKAAGAPVEVDIGKIELGQKINVEWRGKPVWILSRTPEQLKNLPKNDPKLVDPQSEVEQQPKYCQNEHRSIKPQYLIAVGICTHLGCSPTFRPDLAPADLGPEWLGGFYCPCHGSKFDLAARVFKGVPAPKNLEIPPHKYMSDTRLLIGDDK, from the coding sequence ATGAGTGAACAACAAGTCGATACGGGGCGCCGTCGGTTCCTGACGGTCGCTTCCAGCGCTGTTGGGGGTGTCGCGGTAGTCGGCGCTGCCACGCCTTTCTTCTTGAGCTTCTTCCCGTCCGAAAGGGCGAAAGCGGCCGGGGCGCCTGTCGAAGTCGACATCGGCAAAATTGAACTGGGGCAAAAGATCAACGTTGAGTGGCGCGGCAAGCCGGTCTGGATTCTCAGCCGCACGCCGGAGCAGCTCAAGAACCTGCCCAAGAACGACCCCAAGCTGGTCGATCCGCAATCGGAAGTCGAGCAGCAACCGAAGTATTGCCAGAATGAGCATCGCTCCATCAAGCCCCAGTACTTGATCGCAGTCGGCATTTGCACCCACCTGGGCTGTTCGCCGACCTTCCGGCCGGATCTGGCGCCCGCCGATCTGGGACCGGAATGGCTGGGCGGCTTCTATTGCCCCTGCCATGGCTCCAAGTTCGACCTGGCCGCCCGCGTATTCAAGGGCGTGCCGGCTCCTAAGAACTTGGAAATTCCCCCGCACAAGTATATGTCCGACACTCGCCTGTTGATTGGCGACGACAAATAA
- a CDS encoding ABC transporter substrate-binding protein, which translates to MWLAFLSWGAMAETLRLAATWPPYCGAKLPGGGVLVSQVRSAMAAAGFRTEVLFMPWKRVLASVASGDADGVIGAELSGATPPNVAVSVKLMEDREYLFRLKQETSAQYAALTMFHGKHVGVMRGSAVPELRAAGMVIEEADDDAANIRKLAHGHLDLMLANDVVMEKLGREKPDIAQRLQRLEPPVYRDPLYLLLSKRLRDWSDVMTKFDAKWVAAAIRR; encoded by the coding sequence TTGTGGCTAGCGTTCCTGTCCTGGGGCGCGATGGCTGAGACTTTGAGGTTGGCGGCGACATGGCCGCCTTATTGCGGCGCCAAGCTGCCTGGCGGCGGCGTGCTGGTGAGCCAGGTTCGGTCGGCGATGGCCGCGGCGGGATTTCGAACCGAGGTGCTGTTCATGCCATGGAAGCGGGTACTGGCTAGCGTGGCATCGGGTGACGCGGATGGCGTGATAGGCGCTGAGTTGAGCGGCGCGACCCCGCCCAATGTGGCCGTCAGCGTCAAGCTGATGGAGGATAGGGAGTATCTCTTTCGGTTGAAACAAGAGACTTCCGCTCAATATGCTGCCTTGACCATGTTTCACGGCAAGCATGTCGGGGTGATGCGGGGCTCGGCAGTGCCAGAGTTGCGCGCCGCGGGCATGGTCATTGAAGAAGCGGATGATGACGCCGCCAATATCCGCAAGCTTGCGCATGGCCACCTGGATTTGATGCTGGCCAATGACGTGGTGATGGAAAAACTGGGCCGGGAAAAGCCGGATATCGCGCAGCGCTTGCAAAGGCTGGAGCCGCCGGTGTATCGCGATCCCTTATACCTGCTGCTATCCAAGCGGCTACGCGATTGGTCGGATGTTATGACCAAGTTCGATGCGAAATGGGTGGCTGCGGCAATTAGACGTTGA
- the glnK gene encoding P-II family nitrogen regulator codes for MKLVTAVIKPFKLDEVREALSAIGVQGITVSEVKGFGRQKGHTELYRGAEYVVDFLPKVKLEIAIDDALLDQVVEAIEKSARTGKIGDGKIFVYELEQVIRIRTGETGADAV; via the coding sequence ATGAAACTCGTCACCGCCGTCATCAAGCCGTTCAAGCTGGATGAAGTTCGAGAAGCCCTGTCCGCCATCGGCGTGCAAGGCATCACCGTTTCCGAAGTCAAGGGTTTTGGCCGCCAGAAAGGCCATACCGAGCTGTATCGCGGCGCCGAATACGTCGTCGACTTCCTGCCCAAGGTCAAGCTGGAAATCGCCATCGACGACGCGCTGCTGGACCAAGTGGTGGAAGCCATCGAGAAGTCCGCCCGCACCGGCAAAATCGGCGACGGCAAGATCTTCGTCTACGAGCTGGAGCAAGTGATCCGCATCCGCACCGGCGAGACCGGCGCCGACGCCGTCTGA
- a CDS encoding cytochrome bc complex cytochrome b subunit, whose translation MSKAQKLLNWVDERFPLTALWESQWGKYVAPKNFNFWYFFGSLAMLVLVLQIVTGIFLTMNYKPDGTLNAAGVPVAFASVEYIMRDVAGGWIIRYMHSTGASMFFVVVYLHMFRGLIYGSYKQPRELVWVFGTLIFLCLMAEAFMGYLLPWGQMSFWGAQVIVNLFGSIPVIGPDLSVWIRGDYVVSDATLNRFFALHVIAVPLVLLALVVAHLMALHEVGSNNPDGVEIKQQPKDPNTGLYLDGIYSHPYYSIKDILGVVVFMIVFSVIVFFLPEMGGYFLEHPNFDQADPLKTPPHIAPVWYFTPFYAILRAVPSFAGTQVWGVLAMGAAVVLIAFLPWLDRSPIKSIRYRGPKFKVALILFIAAFIGLGILGALPPTGLRTALSQIFSVVYFAFFLGMPFFTKNDVGSIPVPDRVTDTNAKRQIQFLVMVAVTVFLAALFAMNV comes from the coding sequence ATGAGCAAAGCACAAAAGCTGCTTAACTGGGTGGACGAGCGTTTCCCGCTGACGGCCTTGTGGGAAAGCCAATGGGGCAAATACGTCGCGCCCAAGAATTTCAACTTCTGGTATTTCTTTGGTTCGCTGGCCATGCTGGTGCTGGTGCTGCAGATCGTCACCGGCATCTTCCTGACCATGAACTACAAGCCGGACGGCACATTGAACGCCGCCGGCGTGCCGGTCGCCTTCGCCTCGGTGGAATACATCATGCGCGACGTGGCGGGCGGCTGGATCATCCGCTACATGCACTCCACCGGCGCCTCGATGTTCTTCGTCGTGGTGTATCTGCACATGTTCCGCGGCCTGATCTACGGCTCGTACAAGCAGCCGCGCGAGCTGGTGTGGGTGTTCGGCACCTTGATCTTCCTGTGCCTGATGGCCGAGGCCTTCATGGGCTATCTGCTGCCTTGGGGCCAGATGTCATTCTGGGGCGCGCAGGTGATCGTCAACCTGTTCGGCTCCATTCCTGTGATCGGTCCCGACCTGTCGGTGTGGATCCGCGGCGACTACGTGGTGTCCGACGCCACGCTGAACCGCTTCTTCGCGCTGCACGTGATCGCCGTGCCGCTGGTGCTGCTGGCGCTGGTAGTCGCCCACTTGATGGCGTTGCACGAAGTGGGTTCAAACAACCCGGACGGCGTGGAAATCAAGCAACAGCCCAAGGACCCGAACACCGGCCTGTACCTGGATGGCATTTATTCGCACCCGTACTACTCCATCAAGGACATCCTGGGTGTAGTGGTGTTCATGATCGTGTTCTCGGTGATCGTGTTCTTCCTGCCGGAAATGGGCGGCTACTTCCTCGAGCACCCGAACTTCGACCAGGCTGACCCGTTGAAGACGCCGCCGCATATCGCGCCGGTATGGTACTTCACCCCGTTCTACGCCATTCTGCGCGCCGTGCCGTCGTTCGCCGGCACCCAGGTGTGGGGCGTGCTGGCGATGGGCGCGGCGGTGGTGCTGATCGCCTTCCTGCCGTGGCTGGACCGCTCGCCGATCAAGTCCATCCGCTACCGGGGTCCGAAGTTCAAGGTCGCGCTGATCCTGTTCATCGCCGCCTTCATCGGTCTGGGCATTCTGGGCGCGTTGCCGCCGACTGGTTTGCGCACCGCGTTGTCGCAAATTTTCTCGGTGGTCTACTTTGCCTTCTTCCTGGGCATGCCGTTCTTTACCAAGAACGACGTGGGCAGCATCCCGGTGCCGGATCGCGTGACCGATACCAATGCCAAGCGCCAGATCCAGTTCCTGGTGATGGTCGCCGTGACCGTGTTCCTGGCCGCGCTGTTCGCCATGAACGTGTAA
- the rfbD gene encoding dTDP-4-dehydrorhamnose reductase → MTRILITGKNGQVGHELVRALAPLGELIALDREGMDLTDAHAIQTVLETHRPDIIVNPAAYTAVDKAESEPDVAQAVNAAAPEAMAHWAAKHGALLIHYSTDYIFNGRGESAWREEDAADPQSVYGQSKWLGEQAVRATAPRHWILRTSWVFGAHGANFLKTMLRLASERSELKVVADQVGAPTSAALIANTTARLIQRYLSDGERSPFGTYHLVASGETSWHGYAQYLIGQASKLGFPLTLAPDAVLGIPTEAYPLPAKRPANSRLDCAKLKADFSITLPAWQDGVDTVLAALWQQREAE, encoded by the coding sequence ATGACTCGCATTCTGATCACCGGCAAAAATGGCCAGGTCGGACATGAGCTTGTACGCGCGCTGGCGCCGCTGGGCGAGCTGATCGCGCTGGACCGCGAAGGCATGGACCTTACCGACGCCCATGCCATCCAGACCGTTCTGGAGACGCACCGCCCGGACATCATCGTCAATCCCGCCGCCTATACTGCCGTCGACAAAGCAGAAAGCGAGCCCGATGTCGCCCAAGCGGTCAATGCCGCGGCGCCCGAAGCGATGGCGCATTGGGCGGCGAAACATGGCGCTTTGCTGATTCATTACTCCACCGATTACATCTTTAATGGTCGGGGAGAGTCCGCATGGCGCGAAGAGGATGCCGCAGACCCGCAATCCGTGTACGGTCAAAGCAAATGGCTGGGTGAGCAAGCCGTGCGGGCGACAGCACCGCGCCATTGGATCTTGCGCACCAGTTGGGTATTCGGCGCGCATGGCGCGAACTTCCTCAAGACCATGCTCCGATTGGCCAGCGAACGCTCGGAACTGAAGGTGGTCGCCGACCAAGTCGGCGCGCCCACTTCCGCCGCCTTGATCGCAAACACCACGGCGCGACTGATTCAACGCTATCTCAGCGACGGCGAACGCAGCCCCTTCGGCACTTACCATCTGGTCGCCTCTGGTGAAACCAGCTGGCACGGCTACGCCCAATATCTGATCGGTCAAGCCAGCAAGCTCGGCTTTCCGCTGACGCTGGCTCCCGATGCCGTACTGGGCATTCCCACCGAAGCTTACCCGCTGCCGGCCAAGCGCCCTGCCAACTCGCGTCTGGACTGCGCCAAACTAAAAGCCGATTTCAGCATCACGCTTCCTGCATGGCAAGACGGCGTGGACACCGTTCTCGCTGCGCTATGGCAGCAACGTGAAGCAGAATAG
- a CDS encoding cytochrome c1, which translates to MNNKIRNLIAAVALLLPFSGAALANEGGPKLDKAPIDLQDTESLQRGAQIFVNYCLSCHSASMMRYNRLEDIGLTEDQIKSNLLPEGAKIGDQMNIAMNKQDAKAWFGAVPPDLSLIARSRGADYLYGYLRGFYRDPSRPTGWNNLVFDKVGMPHIFWEWQGEQALKTVKDAEGNEEHKLELVKAGSLTKLENGKASTVEYDRRMADLTNFLVFMGEPAAVKRQQIGYVVLMFLGLLLFPLVYLLKKEYWRDVH; encoded by the coding sequence ATGAACAACAAGATTCGAAACCTGATCGCCGCCGTCGCGTTGCTGTTGCCGTTCTCCGGCGCCGCGCTGGCCAATGAGGGCGGTCCCAAGCTGGATAAGGCGCCGATCGATCTGCAGGATACCGAAAGCCTGCAGCGCGGGGCGCAGATCTTCGTCAACTACTGCCTGTCCTGCCACTCGGCCAGCATGATGCGTTACAACCGTCTGGAGGATATTGGCCTGACCGAAGATCAGATCAAGTCCAATCTGCTGCCGGAAGGCGCCAAGATCGGCGATCAGATGAATATCGCGATGAACAAGCAGGACGCCAAGGCCTGGTTCGGCGCCGTGCCGCCGGATCTGTCCTTGATCGCCCGCTCGCGCGGCGCGGATTATCTGTACGGCTATCTGCGCGGCTTCTATCGCGATCCATCCCGTCCGACCGGCTGGAACAACCTGGTGTTCGACAAGGTGGGCATGCCGCACATCTTCTGGGAATGGCAGGGCGAGCAAGCGCTGAAGACGGTGAAGGATGCCGAAGGCAACGAGGAGCACAAGCTGGAGCTGGTCAAGGCGGGTAGCTTGACCAAGCTGGAAAACGGCAAGGCCAGCACCGTCGAGTACGATCGCCGGATGGCCGACCTGACCAACTTCCTGGTATTCATGGGCGAGCCGGCGGCAGTGAAGCGCCAGCAAATCGGCTATGTGGTGCTGATGTTCCTGGGCCTGCTGCTGTTCCCGCTGGTGTACTTGCTGAAGAAGGAATACTGGCGCGACGTGCATTAA
- a CDS encoding IS1595 family transposase produces MDAQSFQRFLAQLDQLTLKQRSLLSSALKHPTHHDAIQDALPDLTACPHCQAEANQLALWGWSRGLRRYRCKQCHRTCNALSGSPLAKLRKADRWLSYAQALQDGLTVRAAARACGISKNTAFLWRHRFLHRASDHLAAQARGIVEVDETFILESFKGQRCLPRAPRQRGGVSQTRGTGPDQIPIMVVQDREGHIADFKLKKLNGAHVEAALAPLVDSDAILCSDGAAVYSTFARQHGITHRVVHAKTGQRVREGAFHIQHVNAYHSRLKLWMARFHGVATKYLENYLGWRRMLERYQQTMQPCHCLQEAVGRPLQHIIGT; encoded by the coding sequence ATGGATGCCCAGAGTTTTCAGCGTTTTCTTGCCCAACTGGATCAGCTCACGCTCAAACAGAGGAGCTTGCTGTCTTCTGCGCTTAAACATCCCACTCACCATGACGCCATTCAGGACGCCTTGCCTGACCTGACGGCTTGCCCACACTGCCAGGCCGAGGCCAACCAGTTGGCGTTATGGGGCTGGAGCCGAGGCCTGCGGCGTTATCGCTGCAAACAGTGCCACCGGACCTGCAATGCCTTGTCGGGCAGTCCATTAGCCAAATTGCGCAAGGCCGATCGCTGGCTGAGCTACGCCCAAGCACTGCAGGATGGCTTGACCGTGCGAGCAGCCGCTCGTGCATGCGGCATCAGCAAGAACACGGCTTTCCTATGGCGGCATCGCTTCTTGCATCGCGCATCAGACCATCTGGCGGCGCAAGCCCGAGGCATCGTCGAAGTAGATGAAACCTTCATTCTGGAATCATTCAAAGGGCAGCGGTGCCTCCCCCGCGCGCCGCGCCAGCGGGGTGGCGTCAGCCAAACACGGGGAACCGGGCCGGATCAGATTCCCATCATGGTGGTGCAGGACCGAGAGGGACATATAGCGGACTTCAAGTTGAAGAAGCTCAATGGCGCTCATGTGGAAGCGGCTTTAGCCCCGTTGGTGGATAGCGACGCCATCCTGTGTTCGGACGGCGCAGCGGTGTACTCGACCTTTGCCAGGCAGCATGGCATTACCCATCGAGTCGTGCATGCCAAGACGGGACAGCGGGTACGCGAGGGGGCGTTCCATATCCAGCATGTGAATGCCTACCATAGCCGCTTGAAGCTTTGGATGGCTCGATTCCACGGGGTTGCCACCAAATACCTTGAAAACTATCTGGGGTGGCGACGGATGCTGGAGCGCTATCAGCAAACCATGCAGCCTTGCCACTGCTTGCAGGAGGCAGTGGGTCGTCCCTTGCAACACATTATTGGGACATAG
- a CDS encoding ammonium transporter, whose product MKKQLAALAAGLSALSLPVLADAPAGPAVAAVKVINSGDTAWMLTSTALVLFMTIPGLALFYGGMVRKKNVLATLMQSFAITALVTVLWVVVGYSLAFTVGTPYLGDLSRFLLDGMVFMKDAGKLAVHPLAGTIPESVFMTFQMTFAIITPALITGAFAERMKFSSMLVFMALWSLLVYVPVAHWVWAPGGWMGDKGVLDFAGGTVVHINAGVAGLVTALVLGKRVGFGKEAMPPHNLILTLVGASMLWVGWFGFNAGSAGAADGRAGMAMVTTQVATAMAALAWMFAEWATKKKPSVLGIASGAVAGLVAITPAAGFVDVKGALIIGLAAGVVCFWGATGLKHMLGYDDSLDAFGVHGVGGILGALLTGVFAVKDIGGADGSLATQALGVGVTIVYCGVVTFILLKLVGAVLGLRVAEDEEREGLDVVLHGERVE is encoded by the coding sequence ATGAAAAAGCAACTCGCTGCACTCGCTGCCGGCCTTTCCGCCCTGTCTCTACCCGTGCTGGCCGACGCGCCCGCGGGACCGGCCGTGGCCGCCGTCAAAGTCATCAACTCCGGCGATACCGCCTGGATGCTGACCTCTACCGCCCTGGTCCTGTTCATGACCATCCCCGGCCTGGCGCTGTTTTACGGCGGCATGGTCCGCAAGAAAAACGTGCTGGCCACCCTGATGCAAAGTTTCGCCATCACCGCGCTGGTGACCGTGCTGTGGGTCGTGGTCGGCTACAGCCTGGCCTTCACCGTGGGCACGCCCTACCTCGGCGATCTGTCCCGCTTTCTGCTGGACGGCATGGTGTTCATGAAAGATGCCGGCAAGCTGGCCGTGCATCCGCTGGCCGGCACCATTCCGGAATCGGTGTTCATGACCTTCCAGATGACCTTCGCCATCATCACCCCGGCGCTGATCACCGGCGCCTTCGCCGAGCGGATGAAGTTCTCCTCGATGCTGGTTTTCATGGCGCTGTGGTCGCTGCTGGTTTACGTACCGGTGGCGCACTGGGTATGGGCGCCGGGCGGCTGGATGGGCGACAAGGGCGTACTGGACTTCGCCGGCGGCACCGTGGTGCACATCAACGCCGGCGTGGCCGGCCTGGTGACCGCGCTGGTATTGGGCAAGCGCGTCGGCTTCGGCAAGGAAGCCATGCCGCCGCATAACCTGATCCTGACCCTGGTTGGCGCGTCCATGCTGTGGGTGGGTTGGTTCGGCTTCAATGCCGGCTCCGCCGGCGCCGCCGACGGCCGCGCCGGGATGGCGATGGTGACCACCCAGGTGGCCACCGCGATGGCCGCGTTGGCCTGGATGTTCGCCGAATGGGCCACCAAGAAGAAGCCGTCGGTGCTGGGCATCGCCTCCGGCGCGGTGGCGGGGCTGGTCGCCATCACCCCGGCAGCCGGCTTTGTAGACGTCAAGGGCGCGCTGATCATCGGCTTGGCCGCCGGCGTGGTGTGTTTCTGGGGCGCCACCGGTCTGAAGCACATGCTGGGCTATGACGACTCGCTGGACGCTTTCGGCGTCCACGGCGTGGGCGGGATTCTGGGCGCGCTGCTGACCGGCGTGTTCGCCGTCAAGGACATCGGCGGCGCCGACGGCAGCCTGGCCACCCAGGCGCTGGGCGTGGGCGTCACCATCGTCTACTGCGGCGTGGTCACCTTCATTCTGCTCAAGCTGGTGGGCGCGGTCCTGGGCCTGCGCGTGGCCGAAGACGAAGAGCGCGAAGGCTTGGACGTAGTGCTGCACGGCGAGCGGGTGGAATAA
- a CDS encoding glutathione S-transferase N-terminal domain-containing protein — protein sequence MMTLYSGITCPFSQRCRIVLFEKGMDFEIIDVDIHNKPEDLAVMNPYNEVPVLVERDLILHESNIINEYIDERFPHPQLMPADPVMRARARLFLHRFENELFIHVKTLEAGATGKEATKAREAIRDGLTTIAPIFAKQKFMLGDDFSMIDVAIAPLMWRLEHYNIDLGKSAAPILKYAERIFQRQSFIDSLTPSEKAMRK from the coding sequence ATGATGACTCTTTACTCCGGAATCACCTGCCCGTTCAGTCAGCGCTGTCGCATTGTGCTTTTCGAAAAGGGAATGGATTTCGAAATCATTGATGTGGACATCCATAACAAGCCGGAAGATCTGGCTGTGATGAATCCGTACAACGAAGTGCCGGTGCTGGTCGAACGCGACCTGATCCTGCACGAGTCCAACATCATCAATGAATACATCGACGAACGTTTCCCGCATCCGCAGCTGATGCCGGCCGATCCGGTGATGCGCGCCCGCGCCCGCTTGTTCCTGCATCGTTTCGAGAACGAGCTGTTCATCCACGTGAAAACGCTGGAAGCCGGCGCCACCGGCAAGGAAGCCACCAAGGCTCGCGAAGCGATCCGCGACGGCCTGACCACCATCGCCCCGATCTTCGCCAAGCAGAAATTCATGCTGGGCGACGACTTCTCGATGATCGACGTGGCCATCGCGCCGCTGATGTGGCGCCTGGAGCACTACAACATCGATCTGGGCAAGAGCGCCGCGCCTATCCTGAAGTACGCCGAGCGCATTTTCCAGCGCCAGTCCTTCATTGATTCGCTGACGCCGTCCGAAAAGGCGATGCGCAAGTAA